A section of the Gemmatimonadaceae bacterium genome encodes:
- a CDS encoding heterodisulfide reductase-related iron-sulfur binding cluster produces MSASIAIFLVVFTLSAGLFALNVQRLVRYARLGLPEDRTNDPRTRIRNLISIGIAQSKIFREEPAGLMHATIFWGFVVLTAGTVEIMIQGVFGGFSYGLILPKPVYLLYSFSQDAFAALVIAAVAFAFYRRLVLHPKRLEGDKLEHTDALIILSLIGGLMVTLLLANACNYLALPGGGTIGPEKVVSRGLAGVIGSSVSNPAALAMGFWWAHVVLILTFLNYLPYSKHLHVVTSLINVYLSNTSGPGTRGAMKPMDLEAENAQFGAADVEQLSWKNLLDGYSCTECGRCTAACPANITGKPLSPRKIVINTRQRLMEMGPAATGDWMAFKGPALAHETAAVAAAEAGHTGQDRLLDGYITEEELWACTSCRACVEECPVSIDQLEIINELRRNLVLSESRFPEEIQPAFESLERNGSPWAFNPADRAEWARGMNVRTMAEMAERGERPDVLFWVGCMGSFDDRAKKITVAFARILDACNISFAILGQEEHCHGDPARRMGNEYLYQMLAKDTIETLDRYHVQTIVTSCPHCFHQIGNEFPQLGGNYDVIHHSTYIERLLSEHRVPLESENGKRLTVAYHDSCYLGRYNDIYDAPRETLRRALPVVELVEPKRTRDRGLCCGAGGGRMFMEERTGKRINVERTEELLSLEPDRIAVACPFCMTMMSDGVKAADSSVPVVDIAEVVAERLAAG; encoded by the coding sequence ATGTCGGCCTCGATCGCGATTTTCCTGGTCGTGTTCACGTTGAGCGCGGGGTTGTTCGCGCTCAACGTCCAGCGTCTCGTTCGCTACGCGCGGCTCGGCCTTCCGGAAGACCGCACCAACGATCCGCGCACGCGGATCAGGAACCTGATCTCGATCGGCATCGCGCAGAGCAAGATCTTCCGCGAGGAGCCGGCGGGGCTCATGCACGCGACGATCTTCTGGGGCTTCGTCGTGCTCACGGCGGGCACCGTGGAGATCATGATCCAAGGTGTGTTCGGCGGATTCTCGTACGGTCTGATTCTGCCGAAGCCGGTCTATCTCCTCTATTCGTTTTCGCAGGATGCCTTCGCGGCGCTCGTCATCGCCGCCGTCGCGTTCGCGTTCTACCGCCGCCTGGTGCTCCATCCGAAGCGCCTCGAGGGGGACAAGCTCGAGCACACCGACGCGCTCATCATCCTGAGTCTCATCGGCGGGCTGATGGTGACGCTGCTGCTCGCGAACGCCTGCAACTATCTCGCGTTGCCCGGCGGGGGCACGATCGGGCCGGAGAAGGTCGTGTCGCGCGGGCTCGCGGGGGTGATCGGATCGTCGGTGAGCAACCCGGCCGCATTGGCGATGGGGTTCTGGTGGGCGCACGTCGTGTTGATCCTGACTTTCCTGAACTATTTGCCGTACTCGAAGCACCTCCACGTCGTGACGTCGCTGATCAACGTGTATCTGTCGAACACGAGCGGTCCGGGCACGCGCGGCGCGATGAAGCCGATGGACCTCGAGGCCGAGAACGCGCAGTTCGGCGCGGCGGACGTCGAGCAGTTGTCGTGGAAAAACCTTCTCGACGGATACTCGTGCACCGAATGCGGCCGCTGCACGGCGGCGTGTCCGGCCAATATCACGGGCAAGCCGCTCAGTCCGCGGAAGATCGTCATCAACACGCGGCAGCGTCTGATGGAGATGGGCCCGGCCGCCACGGGCGACTGGATGGCGTTCAAGGGGCCCGCGCTCGCGCACGAGACCGCGGCGGTTGCGGCGGCGGAAGCCGGCCACACCGGCCAGGATCGTCTCCTCGACGGCTACATCACGGAAGAGGAGCTGTGGGCGTGCACGAGCTGCCGCGCTTGCGTCGAGGAATGCCCGGTGTCGATCGACCAGCTCGAGATCATAAATGAATTACGGCGGAATCTCGTACTTTCCGAGTCGCGCTTCCCGGAAGAGATCCAGCCGGCCTTCGAGTCGCTCGAGCGCAACGGGTCGCCGTGGGCGTTCAACCCCGCCGACCGCGCCGAGTGGGCACGCGGGATGAACGTCCGCACGATGGCCGAGATGGCCGAGCGGGGTGAGCGTCCGGACGTGTTGTTTTGGGTCGGCTGTATGGGGTCGTTCGACGACCGCGCGAAGAAGATCACCGTGGCGTTCGCGAGAATTCTCGATGCGTGCAACATCAGCTTCGCGATCCTTGGTCAGGAAGAGCACTGCCACGGCGACCCCGCCCGGCGCATGGGCAATGAATACCTCTACCAGATGCTCGCCAAGGACACGATCGAGACGCTCGACCGCTATCACGTGCAGACGATCGTGACCAGTTGTCCGCACTGTTTCCACCAGATCGGCAACGAGTTCCCGCAGCTGGGCGGCAACTACGACGTCATCCACCACTCGACGTACATCGAGCGGCTGCTGTCGGAGCACCGCGTGCCGCTCGAGTCGGAGAACGGCAAGCGTCTCACCGTCGCCTACCACGACTCCTGCTATCTCGGCCGCTACAACGACATCTATGACGCGCCGCGCGAGACGCTGCGCCGCGCGCTGCCGGTCGTCGAGCTCGTGGAGCCGAAGCGCACGCGCGATCGAGGATTGTGCTGCGGTGCGGGCGGCGGCCGCATGTTCATGGAAGAGCGAACCGGCAAACGAATCAACGTCGAGCGCACCGAGGAGCTGTTGTCGCTCGAGCCCGACCGCATCGCCGTGGCATGCCCGTTCTGC